In Blautia sp. SC05B48, a single genomic region encodes these proteins:
- a CDS encoding Asp23/Gls24 family envelope stress response protein: protein MAEKRTTYKIQDLGGIGEVHIADEVVAIVAGLAATDVDGVASMAGNITNELVSKLGKKNLSKGVRVTILEGVVTVDLSLNIEYGRNILETSKKVQEKVKSAIENMTGLEVADVNIHIASVDMENEKGK from the coding sequence ATGGCAGAAAAAAGAACAACATATAAGATACAGGATCTGGGTGGAATCGGTGAAGTTCACATTGCAGATGAAGTTGTTGCGATCGTTGCAGGACTTGCAGCAACAGATGTGGATGGAGTTGCTTCCATGGCAGGAAATATCACCAATGAGCTGGTAAGTAAACTTGGAAAGAAGAATCTGTCCAAGGGCGTGAGAGTAACCATTCTGGAAGGAGTCGTTACCGTGGATCTGTCACTGAATATCGAGTATGGCAGAAACATTCTTGAGACAAGCAAGAAGGTTCAGGAGAAGGTTAAATCCGCTATTGAGAATATGACAGGACTTGAGGTTGCAGATGTAAATATTCATATTGCCAGCGTGGATATGGAGAACGAAAAAGGAAAGTAA
- the nusB gene encoding transcription antitermination factor NusB — translation MRRREQREHVFKLMFMTEFNSEEEMTEQLSLYFEGLGELSEQDQEYMKKKYAHVKEHLEEIDAQLNNASRGWKTKRMSRVDLAALRLAVYEMEYDADVPTGVAINEAVELAKRFGGDASGSFVNGVLGKIASEKDEKKNEEETADTEEKSAGAPEENA, via the coding sequence ATGAGAAGAAGAGAACAGAGAGAACATGTATTTAAACTTATGTTTATGACAGAGTTTAATTCAGAAGAAGAGATGACAGAACAGCTCTCTCTTTATTTTGAAGGTCTTGGAGAACTTTCAGAACAGGACCAGGAATATATGAAGAAGAAGTACGCACATGTGAAAGAACATCTGGAAGAGATCGATGCACAGCTGAACAATGCAAGCCGTGGATGGAAGACAAAGCGTATGAGCCGTGTAGATCTTGCAGCACTTCGTCTGGCAGTATATGAGATGGAATATGATGCAGACGTACCGACAGGAGTAGCTATCAATGAAGCGGTAGAACTCGCCAAAAGATTTGGCGGAGATGCTTCTGGTTCTTTTGTAAATGGAGTACTGGGTAAGATCGCATCTGAGAAGGATGAGAAGAAAAACGAGGAGGAGACTGCTGATACAGAAGAGAAGTCAGCAGGAGCCCCGGAAGAGAACGCATGA